From the Streptomyces sp. NBC_00390 genome, the window GGACGTCGTCTTCGTCGACGGCGTCCGCACCCCGTTCGGCAAGGCGGGCCCGAAGGGCATCTACCACGAGACCCGCGCCGACGACCTCGTCGTGAAGGCGATCCGGGAGCTGCTGCGCCGCAACCCGGGTCTCGACCCCGCCAAGATCGACGAGGTCGCCATCGCCGCGACCACCCAGATCGGTGACCAGGGTCTGACCCTCGGCCGCACCGCGGGCATCCTCGCCGGTCTGCCGCAGTCCGTTCCCGGCTACTCCATCGACCGCATGTGCGCCGGTGCCCTGACCGCCGTCACCTCGGTCGCCGGTTCGATCGCCTTCGGTGCGTACGACGCCGTGATCGCCGGTGGTGTCGAGCACATGGGCCGTCACCCCATGGGTGAGGGTGTCGACCCGAACCCGCGCTTCGTGTCGGAGAAGCTCGTCGACGAGTCCGCCCTCTTCATGGGTATGACCGCCGAGAACCTGCACGACCGTTACCCGCAGATCACCAAGCAGCGCACCGACGAGTACGCCGTGCGCTCGCAGGAGAAGGCCGCCAAGGCGTACGCCGACGGCAAGATCCAGCAGGACCTGGTGCCGGTCTCCGTCCGCCGTACCAACCCCGAGGCCGGGGAGACCGGCTGGGGCCTGGTCACCGCCGACGAGCCGATGCGCCCGGGCACCACGCTGGAGTCCCTCGCGGGTCTGAAGACGCCGTTCCGTGTGCACGGCCGCGTCACCGCGGGCAACGCCGCCGGTCTCAACGACGGTGCCACCGCGTCGATCATCGCCTCCGAGGACTTCGCCCGGGAGAACAACCTCCCGGTCAAGATGCGCCTGGTCTCGTACGCCTTCGCCGGCGTCGAGCCCGAGGTCATGGGCTACGGCCCGATCCCCTCGACCGAGAAGGCTCTCGCCCAGGCGGGCCTCACGATCGAGGACATCAACCTCTTCGAGATCAACGAGGCCTTCGCCGTGCAGGTGCTGGCCTTCCTCGACCACTACGGCATCGCCGACGACGACCCGCGCGTCAACCAGTACGGCGGCGCCATCGCCTACGGCCACCCGCTGGCCTCCTCGGGTGTGCGTCTGATGACGCAGCTGGCCCGCCAGTTCGAGGAGCAGCCGGAGGTCCGCTACGGCCTCACCACGATGTGCGTCGGCTTCGGCATGGGCGCCACCGTGATCTGGGAGAACCCGCACTTCGACGGAGGCAACAAGTGAGCACCACCGCTGAGCTCCTGAAGGGCGCGGCCGAGCTGTTCCCGGACG encodes:
- a CDS encoding thiolase family protein, whose translation is MPRTVRDVVFVDGVRTPFGKAGPKGIYHETRADDLVVKAIRELLRRNPGLDPAKIDEVAIAATTQIGDQGLTLGRTAGILAGLPQSVPGYSIDRMCAGALTAVTSVAGSIAFGAYDAVIAGGVEHMGRHPMGEGVDPNPRFVSEKLVDESALFMGMTAENLHDRYPQITKQRTDEYAVRSQEKAAKAYADGKIQQDLVPVSVRRTNPEAGETGWGLVTADEPMRPGTTLESLAGLKTPFRVHGRVTAGNAAGLNDGATASIIASEDFARENNLPVKMRLVSYAFAGVEPEVMGYGPIPSTEKALAQAGLTIEDINLFEINEAFAVQVLAFLDHYGIADDDPRVNQYGGAIAYGHPLASSGVRLMTQLARQFEEQPEVRYGLTTMCVGFGMGATVIWENPHFDGGNK